A stretch of the Panicum virgatum strain AP13 chromosome 9N, P.virgatum_v5, whole genome shotgun sequence genome encodes the following:
- the LOC120687598 gene encoding MDIS1-interacting receptor like kinase 1-like, whose product MTSATPRRGSTWHLFFPLSFSLALLCCIAVSNAAGDEAAALLAIKASLVDPLEKLGGWTSASVSSHCTWEGVRCNARGVVTGLNLAGMNLSGTIPDDILGLTGLTSIILQSNAFEHELPLALVSIPTLQELDVSDNNFAGHFPSGLGACASLTYLNASGNNFAGPLPADIANASSLETLDFRGGYFSGTIPKSYGKLQKLKFLGLSGNNLGGALPAELFDMSALEQMLIGYNEFSGAIPEAIGKLASLQYLDLAIGKLEGPIPAELGRLPNLNTIYLYKNNIGGPIPKELGNLTSLVMLDLSDNALTGTIPAELGRLTNLQLLNLMCNRLKGGIPAGIGELPKLEVLELWNNSLTGPLPPSLGSAQPLQWLDVSTNALSGPVPTGLCDIGNLTKLILFNNVFTGPIPAGLTTCSTLVRVRAHNNRLNGTVPAGLGRLPRLQRLELAGNELSGEIPDDLALSTSLSFIDLSHNQLRSALPSNILSIPTLQTFAAADNELIGGVPDEIGDCPSLSALDLSSNRLSGAIPASLASCQRLVSLSLRNNQFTGQIPAAIAKMSTLSVLDLSNNFFSGEIPSNFGTSPALEMLNLAYNNLTGPVPTTGLLRTINPDELAGNPGLCGGVLPACGATSLRASSTEASGLRRSHMRHIAAGWAIGIFALIAACGGVFLGKQLYQRWYVNGGCCDDAALEEDGSGSWPWRLTAFQRLSFTSAEVLACIKEDNIVGMGGTGVVYRADMPRHHAVVAVKKLWRAAGCPEEAATVNGRQDVEAGGEFAAEVKLLGRLRHRNVVRMLGYVSNNLDTMVLYEYMVNGSLWEALHGRGKGKMLVDWVSRYNVAAGVAAGLAYLHHDCRPPVIHRDVKSSNVLLDTNMDAKIADFGLARVMARAHETVSVVAGSYGYIAPEYGYTLKVDQKSDIYSFGVVLMELLTGRRPIEPEYGDSTDIVGWIRERLRTNSGVEELLDDGVGGRVDHVREEMLLVLRIAVLCTAKSPKDRPTMRDVVTMLGEAKPRRKSSSATVGATVVDKDKPVFTTSPDSGYL is encoded by the exons ATGACAAGTGCCACTCCAAGGCGTGGTAGCACTTGGCACTTGTTCTTCCCCTTGTCCTTCTCCTTGGCACTCCTGTGCTGCATTGCCGTGTCCaatgccgccggcgacgaggccgcGGCGTTGCTTGCCATCAAGGCGTCGCTCGTCGACCCCTTGGAGAAGCTCGGGGGCTGGACTTCGGCGTCGGTCTCGTCACATTGTACCTGGGAGGGCGTGCGTTGCAATGCCCGGGGAGTGGTCACCGGCCTCAACCTCGCCGGCATGAACCTGAGCGGCACCATCCCCGACGACATCCTCGGCCTTACCGGCCTCACCTCGATCATCCTGCAGAGCAACGCGTTTGAGCACGAGCTGCCGCTGGCGCTCGTGTCCATTCCGACGCTCCAGGAGCTCGACGTCAGCGACAACAACTTCGCCGGCCACTTCCCCTCCGGCCTCGGCGCATGCGCCTCGTTGACATACCTCAACGCGTCGGGCAACAATTTCGCCGGCCCGCTCCCGGCCGACATCGCCAATGCCTCCTCGCTCGAGACGCTCGACTTCAGGGGCGGCTACTTCTCCGGCACGATCCCCAAGTCCTACGGCAAGCTCCAGAAGCTCAAGTTCTTGGGTCTCTCCGGCAACAACCTTGGCGGCGCTCTTCCAGCCGAGCTGTTCGATATGTCGGCATTGGAGCAGATGCTAATTGGCTACAATGAGTTCTCCGGCGCGATCCCGGAAGCAATTGGCAAACTCGCCAGTCTCCAGTATCTCGACCTGGCGATCGGCAAATTGGAAGGCCCAATTCCGGCGGAGCTCGGCAGGCTGCCCAACCTCAATACCATCTACCTCTACAAGAACAACATTGGAGGCCCGATACCCAAGGAGCTCGGCAACCTCACCTCCCTCGTCATGCTCGACCTCTCCGACAACGCGCTCACCGGCACCATCCCCGCGGAGCTGGGGCGGCTCACTAACCTGCAGCTGCTCAACCTCATGTGCAACAGGCTCAAGGGCGGCATTCCGGCGGGCATCGGCGAGCTCCCCAAGCTGGAGGTGTTGGAGCTGTGGAACAACTCCCTCACCGGCCCATTGCCACCGTCGCTCGGGAGCGCGCAGCCGCTTCAGTGGCTCGACGTGTCGACGAACGCGTTGTCCGGGCCGGTGCCCACCGGCCTCTGCGACATCGGCAACCTGACGAAGCTGATCCTGTTCAACAATGTCTTCACAGGCCCGATCCCGGCGGGCCTGACCACGTGCTCGACGCTTGTCCGCGTGCGCGCGCACAACAACCGGCTCAACGGCACGGTGCCCGCGGGGCTCGGGCGGCTCCCGCGGCTGCAGCgtctcgagctcgccggcaacgagCTGTCCGGGGAGATCCCAGACGACTTGGCGCTCTCGACGTCGCTCTCCTTCATCGACCTCTCCCACAACCAGCTCCGGTCCGCGCTGCCGTCGAACATCCTGTCGATCCCGACGCTCCAGACGTTCGCGGCCGCCGACAACGAGCTGATCGGCGGCGTGCCGGACGAGATTGGCGACTGTCCGTCGCTGTCCGCCCTCGACCTGTCCAGCAACCGGCTGTCGGGTGCGATTCCGGCAAGCCTCGCGTCGTGCCAGAGGCTTGTCTCTCTCAGCCTGCGGAACAACCAGTTCACCGGTCAGATCCCAGCGGCGATCGCCAAGATGTCGACACTGTCTGTTCTCGATCTCTCCAACaacttcttctccggcgagatACCGAGCAACTTCGGCACCTCACCGGCGCTCGAAATGCTCAACCTGGCGTACAACAACCTCACTGGTCCCGTGCCAACGACGGGTCTTCTGAGGACAATCAACCCCGACGAGCTTGCCGGGAACCCGGGCCTGTGTGGTGGTGTCCTGCCGGCGTGCGGGGCTACCTCCCTGCGGGCCTCGTCGACTGAGGCGTCTGGCCTCCGGCGGTCACACATGAGGCACATCGCCGCAGGGTGGGCGATCGGAATCTTTGCCTTGATTGCGGCATGCGGCGGCGTCTTTCTCGGCAAGCAGCTGTACCAGCGGTGGTATGTCAATGGCGGGTGCTGCGACGATGCCGCCCTCGAGGAAGACGGGAGCGGTTCGTGGCCGTGGCGCCTCACGGCGTTCCAGCGGCTGAGCTTCACCAGCGCCGAGGTGCTCGCCTGCATCAAGGAGGACAACATCGTGGGGATGGGCGGCACGGGGGTGGTCTACCGCGCGGACATGCCACGGCACCATGCCGTCGTCGCCGTCAAGAAGCTGTGGCGCGCGGCCGGGTGCCCCGAGGAGGCCGCCACGGTCAACGGGCGGCAGGAcgtggaggcgggcggcgagTTCGCCGCCGAGGTGAAGCTCCTCGGCCGGCTCCGGCACCGCAACGTCGTGCGCATGCTGGGGTACGTGAGCAACAACCTGGACACCATGGTGCTGTACGAGTACATGGTGAACGGCAGCCTGTGGGAGGCGCTGCACGGGCGGGGGAAGGGCAAGATGCTGGTGGACTGGGTGTCGCGGTACAACGTCGCGGCGGGCGTCGCCGCCGGGCTGGCGTACCTCCACCACGACTGCCGGCCGCCGGTCATCCACCGCGACGTCAAGTCGAGCAACGTGCTCCTCGACACCAACATGGACGCCAAGATCGCCGACTTCGGCCTCGCCCGCGTCATGGCGCGCGCGCACGAGACCGTGTCCGTCGTCGCCGGCTCCTACGGCTACATCGCGCCAG AGTACGGGTACACGCTGAAGGTGGACCAGAAGAGCGACATCTACAGCTTCGGCGTGGTCCTGATGGAGCTCCTCACGGGGCGGCGGCCGATCGAGCCGGAGTACGGCGACAGCACGGACATCGTGGGCTGGATCAGGGAGCGGCTGCGCACCAACAGCGGCGTGGAGGAGCTGCTCGacgacggcgtcggcggccgcgtGGACCACGTCCGGGAGGAGATGCTGCTGGTGCTGCGCATCGCGGTGCTGTGCACGGCCAAGTCCCCCAAGGACCGGCCCACGATGCGGGACGTGGTGACCATGCTCGGCGAGGCCAAGCCGCGCCGCAAGAGCAGCAGCGCCACCGTGGGCGCCACCGTCGTGGACAAGGACAAGCCGGTGTTCACGACGTCGCCGGACTCCGGTTACCTATAG
- the LOC120690962 gene encoding xyloglucan galactosyltransferase KATAMARI1 homolog, translated as MRRRSVLPSHHDDMEKGGGKPASSRLCFLATLCAMFWVLIFYFHFAVVSNEPDAQAGGVRIARARLQLPEPDGAARHDMPLEPPARASERPPPVTRPKEEEEEEEEKEENPAAAARQEEAPPKVAASYPFERALKTAENKSDPCGGRYIYVHELPPRFNEDMLRDCEKLSVWTNMCRFMNNDGLGPPLSDEEGVFSSTGWYGTNQFSVDVIFGNRMKQYECLTKDSSIAAAVFVPFYAGFDIARYLWGHNISTRDAASLDLVDWLMKKPEWNVMGGRDHFLVAGRITWDFRRLTEEESDWGSKLLFLPAAKNMSMLVVESSPWNSNDFGIPYPTYFHPAKDADVFLWQDRMRSLERPWLFSFAGAPRPGDPMSIREQLIDQCRSSSVCKLLECDLGESKCHSPSTIMKMFQSSLFCLQPQGDSYTRRSAFDSMLAGCIPVFFHPGSAYVQYTWHLPKNYTRYSVFIPEDDIRTRNASIEERLKSIHPDVVKNMREEVINLIPRVIYADPRSKLETLKDAFDVSIEAIINKVTKLRRDIMAGREDKDFIEENSWKYSLLEDGQRTIGPHQWDPFFSKPKEKGGDPNSSSAEAAKNSWKSEQRGQN; from the coding sequence ATGAGGCGGCGGTCGGTCCTGCCGTCCCACCACGACGACATGGAGAAGGGCGGCGGGAAGCCGGCGTCCTCCCGCCTCTGCTTCCTCGCCACGCTCTGCGCCATGTTCTGGGTCCTCATCTTCTACTTCCACTTCGCCGTCGTCTCCAACGAGCCCGACGCGCAGGCTGGCGGGGTGCGCATTGCCCGCGCCCGCCTCCAGCTCCCCGAACCTgacggcgccgcccgccacgaCATGCCCCTAgagccgcccgcccgcgcgtcGGAGCGGCCGCCTCCTGTCACGCGccccaaggaggaggaggaggaggaggaggagaaggaggagaatcctgccgccgcagcccgccaGGAGGAGGCGCCGCCCAAGGTGGCAGCGTCGTACCCGTTCGAGCGGGCGCTCAAGACGGCCGAGAACAAGAGCGACCCGTGCGGCGGCCGGTACATCTACGTGCACGAGCTGCCGCCGCGGTTCAACGAGGACATGCTCCGGGACTGCGAGAAGCTCAGCGTGTGGACCAACATGTGCAGGTTCATGAACAACGACGGGCTTGGCCCGCCGTTGAGCGACGAGGAGGGTGTCTTCTCCAGCACCGGGTGGTATGGCACCAACCAATTCTCCGTGGATGTTATTTTTGGCAACAGGATGAAGCAGTACGAGTGCCTGACCAAGGACTCGTCAATTGCCGCAGCGGTATTTGTGCCATTCTATGCTGGGTTTGATATTGCAAGATATCTCTGGGGTCATAATATCTCGACCAGGGATGCCGCCTCGCTTGATTTGGTGGACTGGTTGATGAAGAAGCCTGAGTGGAATGTGATGGGCGGGCGTGACCATTTCTTAGTTGCAGGGAGGATCACTTGGGATTTCAGAAGGTTGACGGAGGAAGAGTCGGATTGGGGAAGCAAGCTGCTCTTCTTGCCGGCTGCAAAGAACATGTCAATGCTTGTGGTGGAGTCAAGCCCGTGGAATTCAAATGATTTTGGAATACCATATCCTACATACTTCCACCCTGCAAAGGATGCTGATGTTTTCCTCTGGCAAGATAGAATGAGGAGCTTGGAGCGCCCATGGCTCTTCTCGTTTGCAGGTGCTCCACGTCCTGGTGATCCAATGTCCATCAGAGAGCAACTCATAGATCAATGCAGGAGCTCAAGTGTTTGTAAGTTGTTGGAGTGTGACCTTGGGGAGAGCAAGTGCCACTCCCCGAGCACAATCATGAAAATGTTCCAGAGTTCTTTGTTCTGCTTGCAGCCTCAGGGTGACTCCTACACAAGAAGATCTGCCTTTGACTCCATGTTGGCTGGCTGCATACCTGTTTTCTTCCATCCTGGTTCAGCTTACGTCCAATATACATGGCATCTTCCAAAGAACTATACAAGGTACTCCGTCTTCATCCCTGAAGATGACATCCGTACAAGAAATGCCAGCATCGAGGAGCGGCTAAAAAGTATTCACCCAGATGTGGTCAAGAACATGAGAGAGGAGGTCATCAATCTAATACCAAGGGTGATATATGCTGATCCAAGATCAAAACTGGAAACCTTGAAAGATGCATTTGATGTTTCCATAGAGGCAATCATTAACAAAGTGACAAAGTTGAGAAGAGATATCATGGCAGGCCGAGAAGATAAAGATTTTATTGAAGAGAATAGCTGGAAGTATAGTCTATTAGAAGATGGACAGCGGACAATTGGACCTCACCAATGGGATCCATTCTTCTCGAAACCCAAAGAAAAAGGTGGAGATCCTAATAGCTCATCTGCTGAAGCTGCCAAGAATTCTTGGAAAAGTGAACAAAGAGGACAGAATTAA
- the LOC120692143 gene encoding xyloglucan galactosyltransferase KATAMARI1 homolog, whose amino-acid sequence MEKIGAHGGKRWLPRLLLLAAMSWILVVYFHLAVFRTPPVSAPHASLAADGEDGQRFLLRQQEQLKKLGSASVGALPAAVAERRPRGGDEASCSGRYVYIHDLPPRFNADILGNCHNWYPWHNMCGYLENGGLGEPVDNADGVFADQGWYATDHFGLDIIFHSRIKQYDCLTDDSSRAAAVFVPFYAGFDIVQHLWGVNSTAREKDALSLDLVDWLTRRPEWRAMGGRDHFFLSGRTAYDHQRQTDSDSEWGNKLLHLPAVQNMTVLFVEKLPWTSFDFAIPYPTYFHPGKDAQILEWQRRMRAMKREWLFSFAGGARNDPYSIRHHLIRQCGSSSFCKLVQCRKNERNCLIPSTFMRVFQGTRFCLQPTGDTMTRRSAFDAIMAGCVPVFFHADSAYTQYRWHLPEAHEMYSVLIPEADVRAGNVSIEETLRRIPQDVAERMTETVIGLIPRLVYADPRSRLETLRDAVDVTVDAIIERVSKLREEMGGGRGAQQS is encoded by the coding sequence ATGGAGAAGATCGGCGCCCACGGCGGCAAGCGGTGgctgccgcgcctcctcctgctcgccgccatGTCATGGATCCTCGTGGTCTACTTCCACCTCGCCGTATTCCGCACCCCGCCGGTGAGCGCGCCGCACGCGTCCCTCGCCGCGGACGGCGAGGACGGGCAGCGTTTCCTCCTCCGGCAGCAGGAGCAGCTCAAGAAGCTCGGGTCAGCCAGCGTCGGCGCGCtcccagcggcggtggcggagcggcgcccgcgcggcggcgacgaggcctCCTGCAGTGGGCGGTACGTGTACATCCACGACCTGCCGCCGCGGTTCAACGCGGACATCCTGGGCAACTGCCACAACTGGTACCCGTGGCACAACATGTGCGGGTACCTCGAGAACGGCGGCCTCGGCGAGCCGGTGGACAACGCGGACGGCGTGTTCGCCGACCAGGGGTGGTACGCCACGGACCACTTCGGCCTCGACATCATCTTCCACAGCCGCATCAAGCAGTACGACTGCCTGACCGACGACtcgtcccgcgccgccgccgtcttcgtGCCGTTCTACGCCGGCTTCGACATCGTGCAGCACCTGTGGGGCGTCAACTCCACGGCCAGGGAGAAGGACGCCCTGTCGCTGGACCTCGTGGACTGGCTCACGCGCCGGCCAGAGTGGCGCGCCATGGGCGGCCGCGACCACTTCTTCCTCTCCGGCAGGACGGCGTACGACCACCAGAGGCAGACGGACAGCGACTCGGAGTGGGGGAACAAGCTCCTCCACCTGCCGGCCGTGCAGAACATGACGGTGCTCTTCGTCGAGAAGCTCCCGTGGACGAGCTTCGACTTCGCCATTCCGTACCCGACCTACTTCCACCCCGGCAAGGACGCCCAGATCCTCGAGTGGCAGCGGCGGATGCGCGCCATGAAGCGCGAGTGGCTCTTCtccttcgccggcggcgcgcggaacGACCCGTACTCGATCCGGCACCACCTCATCAGGCAGTGCGGCTCGTCGAGCTTCTGCAAGCTGGTCCAGTGCCGGAAGAACGAGCGCAACTGCCTCATCCCGAGCACCTTCATGCGCGTGTTCCAGGGCACGCGCTTCTGCCTGCAGCCGACGGGGGACACCATGACGCGGCGGTCGGCGTTCGACGCCATCATGGCCGGCTGCGTGCCGGTCTTCTTCCACGCGGACTCCGCGTACACGCAGTACAGGTGGCATCTCCCGGAGGCGCACGAGATGTACTCGGTGCTCATCCCGGAGGCCGACGTGCGCGCCGGCAACGTCAGCATCGAGGAGACGCTCCGGCGGATCCCGCAGGACGTCGCGGAGCGGATGACGGAGACGGTGATCGGGCTGATACCGAGGCTGGTGTACGCGGACCCGAGGTCGAGGCTGGAGACCCTCAGGGACGCCGTGGACGTGACGGTGGACGCCATCATCGAGAGGGTCAGCAAGCTGAGGGAGGagatgggcggcggccgaggtgcACAGCAAAGTTAA
- the LOC120692841 gene encoding xyloglucan galactosyltransferase KATAMARI1 homolog: MCGVISNAGLGRPLVDRADGVITSEAGWYGTHQFALDAIFHNRMKQYKCLTNHSAMANAVFVPFYAGFDFARYHWGYDNATRDATFVDLAQWLMARPQWRQMWGRDHFLVAGRTGCDFRRSNNVDPDWGNDLLAMPAGRNMSVLVLESTLLHGSDYSVPYPTYFHPRSDADVLRWQDQVRGQRRAWLMAFVGAPRPDTPVNIRVRDHVIAQCKASSACAMLGCARSPGSPQCHAPGDIMRLFQKTSFCLQPPGDSCTRRSVFDSMVAVCIPVFFHTATAYKQYRWHLPEDHLNYSVYIPVADVRLRNVSIEAVLRAIPPATVERMREEVIKLIPRVLYADPRSRLETIKDAVDIAVEGVLDTVARIKKGEYVDSGRPVSEDPPYLYASTESRFRPKSVVSRIMTRLKQWIEGS, encoded by the coding sequence ATGTGCGGGGTCATCAGCAACGCCGGCCTCGGCCGGCCACTCGTCGACCGTGCCGACGGCGTCATCACCAGCGAGGCCGGGTGGTACGGCACGCACCAGTTCGCGCTTGACGCCATCTTCCACAACCGGATGAAGCAGTACAAGTGCCTGACCAACCACTCGGCGATGGCGAACGCCGTGTTCGTCCCGTTCTACGCCGGCTTCGACTTCGCCCGCTACCACTGGGGCTACGACAATGCCACCAGGGACGCGACGTTCGTGGACCTGGCGCAGTGGCTCATGGCGCGGCCACAGTGGCGGCAGATGTGGGGACGCGACCACTTCCTCGTCGCCGGGCGGACGGGGTGTGACTTCCGGAGGAGCAACAACGTCGACCCGGACTGGGGCAACGACCTCCTCGccatgccggccggccggaacaTGTCGGTGCTCGTGCTGGAGTCCACGTTGCTGCACGGCAGCGACTATTCCGTGCCGTACCCGACCTACTTCCACCCCAGGTCGGACGCCGACGTGCTCCGGTGGCAGGACCAGGTGCGCGGCCAGCGGCGGGCGTGGCTCATGGCGTTCGTgggcgcgccgcggccggaCACTCCGGTGAACATCCGGGTCCGGGATCACGTCATCGCGCAGTGCAAGGCGTCCAGCGCTTGCGCCATGCTGGGGTGCGCGCGCTCCCCCGGCAGCCCCCAGTGCCACGCCCCCGGCGACATCATGCGGCTGTTCCAGAAGACAAGCTTCTGCCTGCAGCCGCCGGGGGACTCGTGCACGCGGCGGTCAGTGTTCGACTCCATGGTTGCCGTCTGCATCCCGGTGTTCTTCCACACGGCGACGGCGTACAAGCAGTACCGGTGGCACCTCCCCGAGGACCACCTCAACTACTCGGTGTATATCCCGGTCGCCGACGTTCGGCTGCGCAACGTGAGCATCGAGGCCGTGCTCCGGGCGATCCCTCCGGCCACGGTGGAGCGGATGCGGGAGGAGGTGATCAAGCTCATCCCGAGGGTTCTGTACGCCGACCCCAGATCGAGGTTGGAGACTATCAAGGACGCCGTCGACATCGCCGTCGAGGGGGTCCTCGACACGGTGGCGCGGATCAAGAAAGGTGAGTACGTGGACAGTGGCCGGCCAGTCAGCGAGGACCCACCGTACCTGTACGCCTCGACAGAGTCGAGGTTCCGGCCTAAATCCGTCGTTTCAAGAATAATGACGAGGCTTAAACAATGGATTGAAGGATCGTGA
- the LOC120692237 gene encoding xyloglucan galactosyltransferase KATAMARI1 homolog: MQLSAASSIGQQTKTARKAGVGARTRRTAGAKGKARLLAALAVIAWTFFLYLHFPGLSDTVQVSRGNGGADDPCRGRYIFMYNLPPHFNADIIRDCDKTGDHWGGLCASLGNAGLGPPLDDRTDGVFTGEGGWYGTNQFALDVIFHNRMKQYECLTNRSVMAAAIFVPFYAGFDFARHHGSAATSKELMVWVTGQPQWAWRMWGRDHFLVAGRTGSDFRRSSNVGPGRGNDLLGMPAARNMSVLVLESTLQHGSDYSVPYPTYFHPRSDAGVLRWQDRVQGQRRTWLMAFVGATRRDTPVSTQVRDHVIAQCKASNACAMLGCARSPGAGSAQCHTHTPATIMRLLQKASFCLQPPGDSWTRRSVFDAMVAGCIPVFFHTASAYKQYRWHLPKDHLSYSVYIPDTDVQQRNVSIEAVLRSIPPAMVVRLREEVIKLIPTVIYADPRSRLETIKDAFDVAVECILDKVERIKKGEFVGSGRPVSEDPPNLYMSTESAFRPKSSVSKE; encoded by the exons ATGCAACTGAGCGCAGCCAGCTCGATCGGACAACAG ACCAAAACGGCGCGGAAAGCCGGAGTCGGTGCTCGGACGCGCCGGACCGCCGGAGCGAAGGGAAAGGCTCGCCTCCTTGCCGCCCTCGCCGTGATCGCGTGGACCTTCTTCCTCTACCTCCACTTCCCCGGGCTTAGCGACACGGTGCAGGTGAGCCGCGGGAATGGCGGCGCCGACGACCCGTGCCGGGGCCGGTACATCTTCATGTACAACCTGCCTCCACACTTCAACGCCGACATCATCCGCGACTGCGACAAGACTGGAGACCACTGGGGGGGCTTGTGCGCCTCCCTGGGCAACGCCGGCCTCGGCCCGCCGCTAGACGACCGCACGGACGGCGTCTTCACGGGCGAAGGCGGTTGGTACGGCACGAACCAGTTCGCCCTGGACGTCATCTTCCATAACCGGATGAAGCAGTACGAGTGCCTGACCAACCGCTCCGTCATGGCCGCCGCCATATTCGTGCCGTTCTACGCCGGCTTCGACTTCGCCCGCCACCACGGCAGCGCCGCCACGTCCAAGGAGCTGATGGTGTGGGTTACGGGGCAGCCGCAGTGGGCGTGGCGCATGTGGGGGCGCGACCACTTCCTCGTCGCCGGGCGGACAGGCTCTGACTTCCGTAGGAGCAGCAACGTCGGCCCGGGCCGGGGCAACGACCTCCTCGGCATGCCGGCCGCCCGGAACATGTCGGTGCTCGTGCTGGAGTCCACGCTGCAACATGGCAGCGACTACTCCGTGCCGTACCCGACCTACTTCCACCCCAGGTCGGACGCCGGCGTGCTCCGGTGGCAGGACAGGGTGCAAGGCCAGCGGCGGACGTGGCTCATGGCGTTCGTCGGCGCGACGCGGCGGGACACTCCGGTGAGCACCCAGGTACGGGATCACGTCATCGCGCAGTGCAAGGCTTCCAACGCCTGCGCCATGCTGGGGTGCGCGCGATCTCCCGGCGCCGGCAGCGCGCAGTGTCACACCCACACCCCAGCCACCATCATGCGGCTCTTGCAGAAGGCCAGCTTCTGCCTGCAGCCACCCGGGGACTCCTGGACGCGGCGCTCGGTGTTCGACGCCATGGTGGCCGGCTGCATCCCGGTGTTCTTCCACACGGCGTCGGCGTACAAGCAGTACCGGTGGCACCTCCCCAAGGACCACCTCAGCTACTCCGTGTACATCCCGGACACCGACGTCCAGCAGCGCAACGTGAGCATCGAGGCCGTGCTCCGGTCGATCCCTCCGGCCATGGTGGTGCGGCTGCGGGAGGAGGTGATCAAGCTCATCCCGACGGTGATATACGCCGACCCCAGGTCGAGGCTGGAGACAATCAAGGACGCGTTCGACGTCGCCGTTGAGTGCATCCTCGACAAGGTGGAGCGGATCAAGAAAGGTGAGTTCGTGGGCAGTGGTCGGCCGGTCAGCGAGGACCCGCCGAACCTGTACATGTCGACGGAGTCGGCGTTCCGACCCAAATCCAGCGTTTCAAAAGAGTAA